A segment of the Nitrospina gracilis 3/211 genome:
AAGAACCCGCCCTATGCCGCCATCAACAAGCTCGACCCGGCCTGGGTGTTTCTCGGCAAACTGTTCAGCGACAAGCTGGTGTACTTCACCCGGCCGGACACGGTGCTGACCAAGGCGTTCGCCGAGATCTGCCCGGCGGTGACGGTGGAGTGCGGGCAGCCGGGCGACCCCAAAGGCCTCGAGCGCGTGCACGGGTTCGTCGATCAGTGTTTGAACCTGACGGCGATCGTACCGACGGGATACCGCACGGCGGACGAATCCGTGTTCCACAGCATCGGGCGCATCGAGTTTCCCGACGGGTGCACGGTGGGGTTCGGTCATGCGGGGGGATCGGAGGACTTCGTGTTCGTGGAGGACCTGGACAGCCTGAACTTCAAGGAACTGCCGGAGAACACGCGGATCGGCTGGCGGCACGATGAAAGCAAGCGGTTGATTGTGTATGACGAGACGGGGAAGGAAGTGGGCGACGAGTTTTTTGTGTACAAGGGGAACGAGATACGCCTCAAGCGGGCGGTGGTGCCCTCCATGCTGACCACCAGTCCTTACGCCGCCCTCGACGACTGCCTCGGCTACCTCATGCAGAGGTATGTGCTGGAGTGAGGGGTTAAATAAATGTCGCGAATGGAATTCCGTCGAACCAATGAACTTCGAGACTTGATTGAAGAACCCGGCTCCTCTTCCACATACTTTCAAAACTTCCACGACTCAATTCGTAATGAATCGAAGAGACGAGTTTGGCTAAGGCGGGAAAAAGAGTTTCAGGGTCTAAACCAAATCGCATGGGACCAATTTAAAACTAAAGTTAAAGACTCAAACTATTTGACAGTAAATTCAGAGTTGCGTGGGTGGGAACAACTAATAGGATTGCTTAATGAAGTACGTGGGTATAATTATTTAAAAAATTTAGATTGTGTTGATATTCATTTTTTACCTAATGAATCCAATGAAACGCCAGACCTAGAGGGTAAGTTTGCCGAGGAAATTATTTTATGTGAAGTGAAGACATTAAATATTTCCGATGAAGAAAGCGAAAGAAGGAATGGATTAGTGGCCGGTGAGGTTCTAAATTTTCTACCGGAAGGTTTTATGGATAAATTAGGAAAAGCTATCGATAAAGCTCACAATCAATGCTTCTCATTTAAACCTAATGCACGCCGAATAGTTTATATAAATATAAACTTTGATGACTTTCTAGGTGAAAGCAAACAAGATTACTACAAGCAAATTGATCAATATTTATCAAACAAAGAAAACTTTCCTGATATAGAAATCGTTTTCCATATTGAACAAGGTTGTTTTCATTCCTCGATCTCTATGGAAAACGCAACTGTAATCAATGAAGGTTAGTTCAATAACTCCATCGATTCTTAAATTGATTACCCCCGCTTCCACTCCTTGAACTGGAGCCAGGCCTGGTCGAAGACGGCGGGGTCGTAATGTTTTTTGGTGAGGGGGGTGTCGCCTTCCGGCGAGCGGGCGACGACGATCTGCTTGTCGCGCACGTTGCTGTTCTCCATATACATGGCGACGCCGTCGGCCATCACCGCGCCGGTGCCGCGCAACAGTTCCTCGCGCACTTCCTTGGGGTTGTCGATCACTTTCATTCCGTCTTTGTTGATCATCGTCTCCTGCCTGAATATTTGAACCACAGATAAACACCGATCCGGCTGAGCCGGGAAGCCACCCTCATACCCATTTCAAGTTCGTCGCCTACGGCTCCTCATAACACAATTTGATGAAAAAAGCCCCCCACGCCCNNNNNNNNNNNNNNNNNNNNNNNNNNNNNNNNNNNNNNNNNNNNNNNNNNNNNNNNNNNNNNNNNNNNNNNNNNNNNNNNNNNNNNNNNNNNNNNNNNNNGAAGCACAGGGCACCAATTTCAAATACAACCTGTTTCCTCCGGGTGTGACCCGGCTTCGGAGAAGGGGGAGCCGGTCTGCTTCCATTGCTTATAGAAAGCATGGGTCCGTTACCTGAAGAGGAAAGCCCATTGGTAACCCCTACCAGCCCTCCCCTTGATAAGGGGAGGGATTTTTTTTGTCGCCCCCTCATCCTGGCCCGTCACTCCGTGAGCGATCCCGCGAGGGGAGAAGGGACCCTTAACACTCCCTCTCGCTTGACGAGAGTACATGATAACGTTTGAGGCGAGGGGATGAAATCGAAATGGGGAACGATGTGGAGTTGGGTCCACAATCTATCGCCTCGAGGGAGAGAATTACCCTGTTCGCTCCGCGCCTGGCACGGCTACATCTGGGAGCGGTAGCGGGGAATGGAGGGGTCGGCGATCTGCGAGTAGGCGTCGATGCCGCCGATGAGGTTGTAAACCGTGTCGACGCCGGATTCTTTCAAAATTTTTCCGGCGCGCATCGACCGCTCGCCGAAGTGGCAATAGACCACGATCTCGTCCTCGAACGCCAGTTCCTGGAACCGGTCCACCAGCTGGTTCAACGGGATGTGGATGGAATCCGGCAGCGCCGAGAGCGAATGCTCCCAGTCCTCCCGCACATCCAAAAGACATTCAATTTCGCCCTTGTCCAGCCGCTTCTTCAACTCCGACGGCGACATGGGCAGGATTTCCAGTGACTCGGCATCCATGCAAAGCGCCTCCCTGAAAAGAATTCCACCCGCATTGCTCCAAACGGGTGGTCACAACCTTTTTCCTTTTATAATTTAGCATTACCCAAAAGGGTAGGTCACGACTTTTTGCTAATTTTAATGACAACTATTCACAATATGAATATACTGCGCATCCAAAATATGTGGGTGGGCACCTTTTTTAAGTTGTGTGCCAAAGCGATCTTTTCTTGTCAGCCAATACTGAAATTATAGTTGAAGGCAGGAAGTGAGGCACTCTGTGTCTTCCAAGGTTGGCCACCCCTCCCGGTCTCCTTGGCCTGCCTTCTTTCTTTTTCCTTCATGCGAACCCGATGAGGGGCCAGTATCCCCAAAGCAGAACCAGGTAGGACAACATTCCAAGCGCACTGAGCAAAAGTCCCGCCTTCACCATGTCGGCCAGCGGGATGTAGCGGGAGGAGTACGCCAGCGCCGACGCCGGCGTGGCGATGGGCAGAATGAACGCGAAGTTGCTGGGCAGGAGGACGGTCATCGTCGCCACCACCGGGCTGATGCCGTACGCCGGGCACAGGGTGAGCGCGGGCGGCAGCAGGATGGCGATGACGGCGCTGTTGCTCATGAAGGTGGTGAACAGGACCGAGAGCACCGCCAGCGTCAAAAGGAATGCCGTCGGCGACGCGATCCATCCATGGAACACCTTTTCCGCCAGCCACAGGGCGGCCCCGGATTCCGCCATCACTTCCCCCAGGCAGATGGCGCCGCCGTACATCAGGATGATGGCCCAGTTGACGTGCGGCTCCACGGCGCGCCAGGTGATGAGGTTCAGCACGAACAGCGCGAACACGGCCATCAGCGCGATGTTGGCGATGCCCAGGGTGTCGCCGAACCCGAACCACAGCACCAGCGTGACGGCCATCACCGCGCCGACGCCCATCTCCTGGTACGAAATCTTACCCAGACTCAGGGATTTGCGCTCCAGCGTTTCCAGCGCCGGGGTCACGTCCACCGCCTCCGGCTTGAACAGCATGCGCAGAACCAACCAGCCGCAGACCAAAAGGATTGGAATCATCGGAAAGGTCAGCACCGAGTATTGCAGGATGCCCAGCGTGTGCTCGTGGTCGGTGCCCTTCTCCAGCATCTCGACCGCCAGGGGCACGCGTCCGCCGCCCAGCACCGTGGTGGCGCCGCCGATGATGCACCCCCACCCCAGCGCGAAGTACAACTGCTTGCCGTACTGCGAGCGCCCCGGCGCGAGTTGCAGGGCGGAGGCGATCTCCGCCACGATGGGAAACAGCATCGCCGCCACGGCGTGTTCGGACATGATGGTGGAACCCGCCGCGCCGAACAGGTAGATCGAGGCCAGCAGCTTGCGCGGATCGTGGCCCCAGTTCTCGATCGTCCATAGAGACAGGCGCACACTGAGACCGCAGGAGATCATCGCCCCGGATAAAATGAACGCGCCCAGGATGAAGAACACCGCCTTGTTGCCGAAAAACTCGTACACCCGCGAGTCTTCCATGATGCCGAGGAGCGGCACCGCACCGATGACGAACAGGCTGGTGGCAGACAGCGGGATGACGTTGGTCGACCACAGCGCAACGGAAAGCCCGAACAGGCACAACACCTTGTACGCCTGCGGGGTCAGCCCCTCGGGGGCGTCCTGGTTGAGAAATACCACGAACAGCGCGAACAGGATCGCCACCACAACGCCGTGGCGCAGGCGGTCGAAGGCCACAATCCACAAGGGACGGCGGTCGATGACGATTTTGGGCGATTCGTTCACGAGGCTGATAAGATTTTGAAATTCAACGATAAAAGGCCAATTGATCTAAACTACAAGAAATGCGGGGGTGATTCAATATTTTAACAGGCCCGCTGGTGCCGAAAGGACACCGGCGGCCAAGCCCGGACTTTGCTTTCGAGGTATCGTTTTCCCTCCCGCCCCGGGCAAGTTGATGCTTCTTCCAGCGGAAAATTTCGGTATGATTGTCGGACACTGGCGAACACGCCCCGACCTTTTCCTACAATCCGGATTCCACGAATGATCACTCACAGCGTCATCCGACCCAGTTGGTTTATCCAGATCAGCGGCGGTTACGTTTTCTTTTTCGCGTTGTACGGACTGGCCGTGTACATGGCCGGCCGCATGTTCCCGAAGCAGATGCTGGGGTTCCCGTTGACGGACATCGGCATCTTCGGCACGGCGGTGGTCATCCTGCTCGCCTTTCGCAGCAACACCGCCTACAACCGATTCTGGGAAGCGCGGATCGCCTGGGGTGACCTGGTGAACCATTCGCGCAACTTCGGGTCGCAGGTGGTCCAGTACATCCGGCCCCCGTCTGCCAACGGAGCCCGAGCCGAGGACACGGCACCGGTGCACCGCGAGTTGATCTACCGTCACCTCGCCTTCGTCAACGCCCTGCGACTGCAACTCCGGGGGCAAAACGACTGGAAAGATCTGGATCCCTTTTTGGACAAAGAAGAGATCACCACCCTGACGCAGTTTGCCAACCGGGCGACGCAGTTGAACCACAGGCAAAGCGCCCGACTGCGGGAGTTGCACGAGGCGGGATGGATCGCGGAACGGGCGTATGTGGAAGGCCTGATGGACACCGTCAAGCACTTTTACATTGCGCAGGGAGTGTCCGAGCGCATCAAGGGCACGCCCTTTCCCAACCAGTATTCCTTTTTCACACGGGTGTTTGTGTGGGTGTTCGTGCTGATTCTGCCTTTCGGCCTGATCCAGCACCTAGGCTGGACCAGTGTACCCCTCTACACCGTACTGGCCACCATTTATATCATCATCGAGCACCTCGGGTGCCGTACGGAAGACCCGTTTGAAGGCCGCATCGAAGACGTCCCCATCCATGCCATTTGCCGCACCATCGAGATCGACCTGCGCCAGCAGTTGGGAGAAACCGAGGTGCCCGAACCCCTGCGGCCCGAAAACGGGGTCCTTTTGTAATCCCCCCTCACAAAATCAGGAAAAGCCACGGGTTGCGGTCCGATATTTCTTCGAATCGGCGGGCGGCAGACCTTTTTTTGTTCCGGAAAAGCAGGTATAAATGGTAAGGTAGAACACCTGTTCAGGTAACAAATCCATACAATTGGAAGCATCAACCCGCTCCCGTCGGAGAACGCACTAATGGGAATGACCATCACTGAAAAAATCATCGCCGCTCATTCGGGCAAAGCCTCGGTCAAGCCGGGCGACAACGTCTGGGTGGATGTGGATGTCCTGATGACGCACGATGTGTGCGGTCCGGGCACCATTGGCATCTTCAAAAAACAATTCGGCGAAAACGCCAAGGTCTGGGACCGCGAGAAAGTGGTCATCATTCCGGACCACTATATATTCACGTCCGATCCGCACGCCAACCGCAACGTCGACATCATCCGCGCGTTCGCGAAGGAACAGGACCTTCCTTATTATTACGACGTCGGCACCGACAACTACAAGGGCGTCTGCCACGTGGCCCTGGCGCAGGAAGGCCACAACCGGCCGGGCGAGGTGCTGTTCGGCACGGATTCGCACACCTGCACCTCCGGCGCGTTCGGCATGTTCTCGACCGGCATCGGCAACACCGACGCCGCATTCATCCTGGGCACCGGCAAGCTGTGGGTCAAGGTGCCGGAGACCATGCGCTTCGAATTCCGCGGCCAGTTCCCGCCCTACATCATGGCGAAGGACATCCTTCTGCAGGTGATCGGCGACATCGGTTGCGACGGCGCGACGTACCGCACCATGGAATGGGCGGGCGACGCGGTGATGAGCCTCTCCATGGAAGAACGCATGACGCTGTGCAACATGGCTATCGAGGCGGGCGGCAAGAACGCCGTCATCGAGGCCGACCAGACCACCTTCGACTACCTGGAGACGCGCAACAAAAAGCCGTACAACGTGGTGAGCGGCGACAAGGATGCCAGCTACTTCTTCTCCAAGGTGTACGACGCCGATAAAATGGAACCGGTGGTGGCCAAACCGCATTCCCCGGACAACCGGGCGCTGGCGCGCGAGTGCAGTGACGTCAAGCTGAACCGCGCTTACATCGGGTCCTGCACCGGCGGCAAGCTGACGGATTTCATCGCCGCGGCGGAAATCCTGAAAGGCGAGAAGGTCAAGATCGGCACCTTCATCGTTCCGGCCACCATGGAAGTGGAAAAAGAATTGAACACCCACAAGATCGACGGCAAGACGGTCATGCAGATTTTCGAGGAAGCGGGATGCCAGATCGGCGAGCCCTCCTGCGCCGCCTGCCTGGGCGGTCCGGCGGATACGTTCGGCCGGACGCAGGGCGAGGAAGTGGTGATCTCCACCACCAACCGCAACTTCCCCGGACGCATGGGGTCGAAGCAGTCCTCGGTTTTTCTGGCGTCTCCCTACACGGCGGCGGCTTCTGCGCTGACCGGGCGGGTGACCGATCCTCGTGAATTCATGGCCGCGGCGGTATAACCCGTCGTCCGGCCTTTGGAGTTTCAAAAAAAATGAAAAAGAAAATTTCAGGGCGTGCCTACGTCCTCGGCAACAACATCGACACCGACCAGATCATCCCGGCCCAGCACCTGGTGTACAGCCTGAGTGATCCGGAGGAGCGCAAGAATTACGGCAAGTTCGCCCTCTCCGGGGTGCCGAACGAGGCGGCGGGCCTGCCGCAGGGCAACAAGCCATTCGTTGAAGAGGGATTCGAGTCTCCCTACACCATCGTCATCGGCGGCAAGAACTTCGGTTGCGGCTCGTCGCGTGAACACGCACCGGCATGCATGGAGATCGCCGGCGTGCAGGCAGTGGTGGCGGAGTCCTACGCCCGCATCTTCTACCGGAACTCGGTGGACGGCGGCTTCTTCATTCCGCTGGAAACCAAGGACCCGCTGACCGACAAGATCCAGACCGGCGACGAACTGGAGATCGATCTGGAGTCGAACACGCTGACCAACAAGACGCAGAACACGACGTACCCGTTGCAACCGCTGGGCGATGTCATCGACATCATCGAGGCGGGCAACATTTTTGAATACGCCCGCAAGTCCGGGCTGATTCAGAGCAACTGACCGGTTACCAACCCCCTTTCGGGAACCGCTCCATGACCCCTGAGGTGCAGGAACCGCACTCTCCGGGAGGGTGCTGTGCATCCGGGCCGCACGCCTGGACCCGCATCCTCATTGTCCTTCTGCTCGCCTGCGGGCTGTTTGCCTGCGCTTCTTTTTCTTCCCACAATCCCAGCCCCGGCATGGTTTTCGTTCCCGCCGGATTCCTCACCATGGGCAGTTCCGAGGAAGACATCCAGTGGGCCGCCAAGACCTTTTTCTCCGAATCACTGGAATATTACCGCGACGAAACTCCCTCCCACAAAGTGCAGGTGGAAGCGTTTGAGATCGACCAGCACGAGGTCACGAACGGCGAATACGGAAAGTATTTGAAAGCCACAGGACGCCCCGCACCCAAATACATGGACAATGAAAAGTTCAACCAGCCCACCCAGCCCGTGGTGGGAGTGACCTGGCAGGAAGCATACGATTACTGCGAATGGGCCGGCAAGCGCCTGCCGACAGAGGCGGAATGGGAAAAAGCCGCGCGCGGCCCCGACGGCCGTTTCTATCCGTGGGGCAACGATCCTGATCCCACGCGTGCCAACGCCCGCGGCATGAAGGACGGTCACCGTTACCCGGCCCCGGTAGGCACCTTTCCCAAGGGAGCCAGTCCCTATGGCGCGCTCGACATGGCGGGAAACGTGTGGGAATGGACCGCGGACTGGTATCTGCCCTACCCCGAAAACCTGGTCAAAAACGACCTTTACGGCAATACGTTCCGCGTCATGCGCGGCGGCTCCTGGTTTTCGAATATGGATTTGGCTCGCTCGACGGTTCGCGGTAAACTGACCCCGGATCAGCGGCAGAACTATATCGGGTTTCGGTGTGCGCGGTGAGGCATCCGTAGAGGAAGGGACCCCAAACAGGACTCAAAACAAGGAAGGACCACAATGAAACGATTCCATACCTATCCGGCATTGATGGCATTGATCACTCTCTTCGTGCTTGCTGGGTGTTCCTCCGGCAAGTCCCCGCACGGGTACGGTGCCTACGGTTACGGCAAAAAAGGCGCAACGAAAGGCAGTTACCATGGTTACGGAAAACGCACCGGCCCGCCCGAAGACATTCCCCAGCACATCCTGGAGCACACCAACGCCGACGGCAGTGGCATCAACCTCAACAACTCGCACATCGGCGTGAAAGGCATGCGCATTCTGGCGGAAACGCCGAAAGCCCAAAACGTGCGCACGCTGGCACTCAAATCCAACGACCTGGGTGATGAGGGCGTGAAGATCCTCGCCGATTCCGGGACCTTCAAAAACCTGGAAAAACTTTCGTTGTGGGACAACAAGATCACACCCACCGGGGCGCAAATGCTGGTGGACTCCGCTAATTTTCAGGGCCTGACGGAACTCAACCTGATGAAAAACCAGCTGAACGACGAAGGGGTGAAGGTGCTGGTGAATTCGGCCATCGTGGATTCACTGACTCTGCTGGACCTCAGCAAGAATAAAATTACGGATGAAGGTGCGATCGCCATTGCCAATTCACCCAAGCTGGTGAACCTGAAGCGGCTGGACCTGTACCGCAACCAGATCAGCCCCAAAGGAGCCGAGGCCCTGCTCAATTCACCCTATCTCAAGAACCTGGAACATCTTGAGTTGACAGCGAATTCCATCGACGTGGACAGCTCCAACCGGCTGAGAGAATCGCACGCTCTGCCGAACCTGCGCTACCTCGCAATTTATTGACCGGACCCTGTCCGGAGCAAAGGTCCCCCCGGCTAAAAGGCGGGAACCAGCAGNNNNNNNNNNNNNNNNNNNNNNNNNNNNNNNNNNNNNNNNNNNNNNNNNNNNNNNNNNNNNNNNNNNNNNNNNNNNNNNNNNNNNNNNNNNNNNNNNNNNCTTAAAAGAAGTAGGGTCTTTTTTATATTTGTACGGGACGCAGACCGCGACCAAAGACCATCGCAGGGAT
Coding sequences within it:
- a CDS encoding M14 family metallopeptidase, encoding MDLHLLDAVPADLLTTSVEELGNVLPGPTLLRLPGRTEPPLFISTLLHGDEPTGFQSMQKLLAHYLATPEGLPRSVWLFLGNVHAAKGNLRHLDQRPDFNRIWNGGDQPEHRLAARVVELARENGLFACIDIHNTSGKNPPYAAINKLDPAWVFLGKLFSDKLVYFTRPDTVLTKAFAEICPAVTVECGQPGDPKGLERVHGFVDQCLNLTAIVPTGYRTADESVFHSIGRIEFPDGCTVGFGHAGGSEDFVFVEDLDSLNFKELPENTRIGWRHDESKRLIVYDETGKEVGDEFFVYKGNEIRLKRAVVPSMLTTSPYAALDDCLGYLMQRYVLE
- a CDS encoding rhodanese-like domain-containing protein; protein product: MDAESLEILPMSPSELKKRLDKGEIECLLDVREDWEHSLSALPDSIHIPLNQLVDRFQELAFEDEIVVYCHFGERSMRAGKILKESGVDTVYNLIGGIDAYSQIADPSIPRYRSQM
- a CDS encoding SLC13 family permease; translation: MNESPKIVIDRRPLWIVAFDRLRHGVVVAILFALFVVFLNQDAPEGLTPQAYKVLCLFGLSVALWSTNVIPLSATSLFVIGAVPLLGIMEDSRVYEFFGNKAVFFILGAFILSGAMISCGLSVRLSLWTIENWGHDPRKLLASIYLFGAAGSTIMSEHAVAAMLFPIVAEIASALQLAPGRSQYGKQLYFALGWGCIIGGATTVLGGGRVPLAVEMLEKGTDHEHTLGILQYSVLTFPMIPILLVCGWLVLRMLFKPEAVDVTPALETLERKSLSLGKISYQEMGVGAVMAVTLVLWFGFGDTLGIANIALMAVFALFVLNLITWRAVEPHVNWAIILMYGGAICLGEVMAESGAALWLAEKVFHGWIASPTAFLLTLAVLSVLFTTFMSNSAVIAILLPPALTLCPAYGISPVVATMTVLLPSNFAFILPIATPASALAYSSRYIPLADMVKAGLLLSALGMLSYLVLLWGYWPLIGFA
- a CDS encoding bestrophin family protein — protein: MITHSVIRPSWFIQISGGYVFFFALYGLAVYMAGRMFPKQMLGFPLTDIGIFGTAVVILLAFRSNTAYNRFWEARIAWGDLVNHSRNFGSQVVQYIRPPSANGARAEDTAPVHRELIYRHLAFVNALRLQLRGQNDWKDLDPFLDKEEITTLTQFANRATQLNHRQSARLRELHEAGWIAERAYVEGLMDTVKHFYIAQGVSERIKGTPFPNQYSFFTRVFVWVFVLILPFGLIQHLGWTSVPLYTVLATIYIIIEHLGCRTEDPFEGRIEDVPIHAICRTIEIDLRQQLGETEVPEPLRPENGVLL
- a CDS encoding 3-isopropylmalate dehydratase large subunit; the encoded protein is MGMTITEKIIAAHSGKASVKPGDNVWVDVDVLMTHDVCGPGTIGIFKKQFGENAKVWDREKVVIIPDHYIFTSDPHANRNVDIIRAFAKEQDLPYYYDVGTDNYKGVCHVALAQEGHNRPGEVLFGTDSHTCTSGAFGMFSTGIGNTDAAFILGTGKLWVKVPETMRFEFRGQFPPYIMAKDILLQVIGDIGCDGATYRTMEWAGDAVMSLSMEERMTLCNMAIEAGGKNAVIEADQTTFDYLETRNKKPYNVVSGDKDASYFFSKVYDADKMEPVVAKPHSPDNRALARECSDVKLNRAYIGSCTGGKLTDFIAAAEILKGEKVKIGTFIVPATMEVEKELNTHKIDGKTVMQIFEEAGCQIGEPSCAACLGGPADTFGRTQGEEVVISTTNRNFPGRMGSKQSSVFLASPYTAAASALTGRVTDPREFMAAAV
- a CDS encoding LeuD/DmdB family oxidoreductase small subunit; translation: MKKKISGRAYVLGNNIDTDQIIPAQHLVYSLSDPEERKNYGKFALSGVPNEAAGLPQGNKPFVEEGFESPYTIVIGGKNFGCGSSREHAPACMEIAGVQAVVAESYARIFYRNSVDGGFFIPLETKDPLTDKIQTGDELEIDLESNTLTNKTQNTTYPLQPLGDVIDIIEAGNIFEYARKSGLIQSN
- a CDS encoding formylglycine-generating enzyme family protein — translated: MTPEVQEPHSPGGCCASGPHAWTRILIVLLLACGLFACASFSSHNPSPGMVFVPAGFLTMGSSEEDIQWAAKTFFSESLEYYRDETPSHKVQVEAFEIDQHEVTNGEYGKYLKATGRPAPKYMDNEKFNQPTQPVVGVTWQEAYDYCEWAGKRLPTEAEWEKAARGPDGRFYPWGNDPDPTRANARGMKDGHRYPAPVGTFPKGASPYGALDMAGNVWEWTADWYLPYPENLVKNDLYGNTFRVMRGGSWFSNMDLARSTVRGKLTPDQRQNYIGFRCAR